One Endozoicomonas gorgoniicola DNA window includes the following coding sequences:
- a CDS encoding pyridoxal-phosphate-dependent aminotransferase family protein, translated as MSISSFYPPQRILMGPGPTDVHPKVLQALSRPTIGHLDPAFIGMMDEVRTLLQYAFQTENDCTMAVSAPGSAGMEACFVNLIEPGDKVVVCINGVFGNRMAENVVRSGGELVRVEDDWGKPVSPDKLEEALRTHPDAKIVAFVHAETSTGVLSDAKKLCSLAKQHNCLSIVDAVTSLGGVPLFVDDWGIDAVYSGTQKCLSSVPGISPVSFSDAAVAKIKGRKTPVQSWFLDQSLVMSYWGGKQKRSYHHTAPVNALYALHESLLNLQEEGLNNAWQRHAEQHQALLPGLEKLGISFIVDKACRLPQLNTVAIPDGADDETVRARLLNHYNLEIGSGLGAFTGKVWRIGLMGYGARAENVALCLRALEETLN; from the coding sequence GTGAGCATTTCATCCTTTTATCCGCCGCAGCGAATATTGATGGGTCCTGGCCCAACAGACGTACATCCGAAAGTTTTGCAGGCGTTGAGTCGCCCGACTATCGGGCATCTGGACCCCGCATTCATTGGTATGATGGATGAAGTCAGGACGTTATTACAATATGCGTTTCAAACCGAAAACGACTGCACCATGGCGGTGTCCGCACCGGGTTCGGCAGGTATGGAAGCCTGCTTTGTTAACCTCATAGAGCCGGGTGATAAGGTGGTCGTCTGCATTAACGGGGTGTTTGGCAATCGGATGGCCGAAAACGTTGTACGTTCAGGCGGAGAACTGGTCAGGGTTGAAGATGACTGGGGCAAGCCGGTCAGCCCGGACAAGCTTGAGGAAGCGCTCAGAACGCACCCGGATGCAAAAATTGTTGCGTTTGTGCATGCGGAAACTTCGACCGGGGTGTTGTCTGACGCTAAAAAACTCTGCTCACTGGCAAAACAACATAACTGTCTGAGTATTGTTGATGCGGTAACGTCTCTGGGGGGCGTGCCGCTGTTCGTGGACGACTGGGGGATTGATGCTGTTTATTCAGGCACGCAGAAATGTCTGTCCAGTGTTCCGGGTATTTCCCCTGTCAGCTTCAGTGATGCCGCAGTTGCTAAGATCAAGGGTCGGAAGACCCCCGTACAAAGCTGGTTTCTTGATCAAAGTCTGGTCATGAGTTACTGGGGAGGGAAGCAGAAACGCAGCTATCACCATACTGCACCGGTCAATGCGCTTTATGCGTTGCATGAATCGCTGCTTAACCTGCAGGAGGAAGGGCTGAACAACGCCTGGCAGCGTCATGCAGAACAGCATCAGGCCTTGCTGCCTGGTCTGGAAAAACTGGGGATTTCTTTCATCGTTGATAAAGCTTGTCGACTGCCGCAACTGAATACGGTGGCTATACCGGATGGTGCGGATGATGAAACCGTGCGAGCCCGTTTGCTGAACCATTATAATCTGGAAATTGGTTCAGGCCTGGGGGCATTTACTGGCAAAGTCTGGCGGATTGGCCTGATGGGCTACGGTGCGCGGGCAGAGAATGTTGCCCTATGTCTGCGGGCTCTGGAGGAAACGCTGAATTGA
- a CDS encoding urate hydroxylase PuuD, which translates to MEFYIQEWLNLLVRWLHITTGVAWIGASFYFNWLEGRLEAASPNKKKEGIKGELWAVHGGGFYEINKYHLAPKTLPKTLHWFKWEAYITWFSGMGLLSIIYYWGAESYLLAPESSLTPLQAVIISVVSLLAGWLVYDLLCRSALFEQEVAFSLILFGLITFAAWGYSQLFSGRAAYIHVGALMGTMMVGNVFRVIIPSQRKLVTAAENGDESFDPAIARHALLRSRHNNYLTLPLLFIMISGHYAMTYGNEWNWLILATLAGASVLVRHFFNRRNQGAVLPWLWPSAAVMMLTLAFVIKPQAVAKVPVAEQPAFDEGKVVEVVNARCATCHSNEPSDVLFQSPPGGLVFLDYPSIVKKADQIYAQSVQTQIMPLANRSGMTVEERQFLGQWYQQLEKEGK; encoded by the coding sequence ATGGAGTTTTATATTCAGGAGTGGCTGAATCTGCTGGTTCGCTGGTTGCATATAACGACGGGCGTCGCCTGGATCGGTGCTTCCTTTTACTTTAACTGGCTGGAAGGGCGGCTTGAGGCAGCTTCACCCAATAAAAAGAAAGAAGGCATCAAAGGTGAACTCTGGGCGGTTCATGGGGGGGGATTTTACGAAATAAACAAGTATCACCTGGCCCCGAAAACCCTGCCCAAAACCCTGCACTGGTTTAAGTGGGAAGCCTATATCACCTGGTTCAGCGGCATGGGGCTGCTCTCCATTATTTATTACTGGGGGGCAGAGAGCTATCTGCTGGCACCGGAATCATCCCTCACTCCCTTGCAGGCAGTGATTATCAGTGTTGTCAGCCTGCTGGCTGGCTGGCTGGTCTACGACCTGCTCTGTCGCTCTGCGTTGTTTGAGCAGGAAGTAGCGTTTAGTCTGATTCTCTTTGGCCTGATCACGTTTGCAGCCTGGGGCTACAGTCAGCTATTCAGTGGACGGGCGGCGTATATCCATGTAGGGGCGCTGATGGGAACGATGATGGTGGGTAATGTCTTCCGGGTTATCATTCCGTCCCAGCGTAAACTGGTTACTGCGGCTGAAAACGGTGACGAGTCCTTTGATCCTGCCATTGCCCGTCATGCCCTGTTGCGTTCAAGGCATAATAATTACCTGACTCTGCCATTGCTGTTTATTATGATCAGTGGTCACTATGCCATGACTTATGGCAATGAGTGGAACTGGCTTATTCTGGCGACTCTGGCAGGTGCTTCTGTACTGGTGCGTCACTTCTTTAACCGCAGGAATCAGGGTGCGGTGTTACCCTGGCTCTGGCCGTCAGCCGCCGTCATGATGCTGACTCTGGCTTTCGTCATCAAGCCTCAGGCTGTGGCTAAGGTGCCCGTTGCGGAACAACCTGCTTTTGATGAAGGTAAGGTCGTTGAAGTGGTTAACGCACGTTGTGCTACCTGCCATAGTAATGAGCCCAGTGACGTCTTGTTTCAGTCGCCTCCGGGTGGCCTGGTATTTCTGGATTATCCATCCATTGTCAAAAAAGCAGACCAGATTTACGCTCAGTCTGTGCAGACACAGATCATGCCACTGGCTAACCGCTCAGGCATGACCGTTGAGGAGAGACAGTTTCTTGGGCAGTGGTATCAGCAATTAGAGAAGGAAGGCAAGTGA
- the uraD gene encoding 2-oxo-4-hydroxy-4-carboxy-5-ureidoimidazoline decarboxylase encodes MTLELLNATADSAAQDFFFRCCTSERWVRDMVSARPFSSQENLLAKADECWQQCDRNDILRAFEGHPKIGDINSLKAKYANTSQMAGHEQSGTEGADDKTLNALADGNRVYEERFGYIFIVCATGKSATEMLALLQERLDNQPEDELIIAAAEQQKITRIRLNKLINEAVLTS; translated from the coding sequence ATGACCCTTGAGCTGTTAAATGCAACGGCTGACTCTGCTGCACAGGATTTCTTTTTCCGCTGCTGCACCAGTGAGCGCTGGGTTCGGGATATGGTGTCAGCCCGTCCTTTTTCCAGTCAGGAAAACCTGCTGGCTAAAGCTGACGAGTGTTGGCAGCAGTGCGACAGAAACGACATACTTCGGGCATTTGAGGGACACCCGAAAATAGGCGACATAAATAGTCTGAAGGCAAAGTATGCCAACACTTCTCAGATGGCAGGTCACGAGCAATCTGGCACCGAAGGTGCTGATGACAAGACCCTGAACGCTCTGGCTGATGGTAATCGGGTGTATGAAGAACGCTTTGGTTACATTTTTATTGTCTGCGCTACCGGGAAGTCTGCCACTGAAATGCTGGCACTGTTGCAGGAGCGGCTGGATAACCAACCAGAGGACGAACTTATCATTGCCGCTGCGGAGCAACAGAAAATAACCCGGATTCGACTGAATAAACTGATTAACGAAGCTGTTCTAACCTCATAA
- the guaD gene encoding guanine deaminase: MNNAVVWKASVLHFLEDPDSAPASDAYEYFEDGALLVVDGHVLLCGAAQDIMKDLPPGCEVRELPGRLIVPGFIDTHVHYPQLEVLAGCGVQLLDWLNQYTFPAERRFSDREYADEIAGFFLDQSLSHGTTTSLVFGTVDPTSVDAFFAAAQQRNLRMIAGKVLMDRHAPDYLLDTAEGSYEDCKALIQRWHGKDRLAYAVTPRFAPTSTPEQLQVAGRLLEEHEGLYLHTHLSENPKEIEWVQELFPSSKNYLDVYDQHGLLGPRSIFAHSIHLCDQSWERMGASGSSIAFCPGSNLFLGSGLFNLGKAKSCGIPTGLGSDVGGGTDLCLLHSMKSAYQVSQLREETISPLQAFYLATLGGARALHLSDRIGSFRPGNEADFVVLNPEATPMLRFRSGKTKTLEELLGVLMVMGDDRVIESTVIMGQEAFRRD, encoded by the coding sequence ATGAATAACGCTGTCGTATGGAAGGCTTCTGTCCTTCACTTTCTTGAAGACCCGGATTCAGCACCGGCCAGTGATGCCTATGAGTACTTTGAAGACGGTGCGCTGCTGGTGGTCGACGGGCATGTTCTGCTGTGTGGGGCAGCGCAGGATATCATGAAAGACCTGCCGCCAGGCTGTGAGGTGCGGGAGCTGCCGGGAAGGCTGATTGTTCCGGGTTTTATTGATACCCATGTTCATTATCCGCAGCTGGAAGTGCTCGCAGGTTGTGGTGTGCAATTGCTTGACTGGCTGAACCAGTATACGTTTCCGGCTGAAAGGCGTTTTTCCGACCGCGAATACGCTGATGAAATCGCCGGTTTCTTTCTTGACCAGAGCCTCAGTCATGGAACCACTACATCGCTGGTGTTTGGCACAGTTGACCCAACATCGGTTGATGCTTTTTTTGCTGCCGCCCAACAACGCAATCTGCGCATGATTGCCGGTAAGGTATTGATGGACCGACATGCACCAGACTACCTTCTGGACACTGCAGAAGGTAGTTATGAAGACTGCAAAGCCCTTATCCAGCGCTGGCATGGCAAAGACCGGCTTGCCTATGCGGTAACGCCACGCTTTGCTCCGACTTCGACCCCGGAACAATTACAGGTGGCAGGCCGGCTGCTTGAGGAACATGAAGGTCTTTACCTGCATACGCACCTGTCGGAAAACCCGAAAGAGATTGAGTGGGTGCAGGAACTGTTTCCATCCAGCAAAAACTATCTCGATGTTTATGACCAGCATGGGTTGCTGGGACCAAGATCGATTTTTGCCCATTCTATTCATCTGTGCGATCAAAGCTGGGAACGGATGGGAGCGTCGGGTTCGTCCATCGCCTTCTGTCCGGGTTCCAATCTGTTTCTGGGCAGTGGTCTGTTTAATCTTGGGAAGGCAAAAAGCTGTGGCATTCCCACGGGTCTGGGTAGCGATGTCGGTGGTGGCACCGACTTGTGCCTGCTTCATTCAATGAAAAGTGCTTACCAGGTATCTCAGTTGCGCGAGGAAACAATCTCTCCGCTTCAAGCCTTCTACCTGGCAACTCTGGGTGGGGCAAGAGCCCTGCATTTATCGGATCGGATTGGCAGTTTTCGCCCGGGTAATGAAGCCGACTTTGTTGTGCTTAATCCTGAGGCAACCCCAATGTTGCGTTTCCGCTCCGGAAAGACAAAAACATTAGAGGAGCTACTGGGCGTACTGATGGTGATGGGTGATGACCGTGTTATTGAGTCCACAGTCATTATGGGTCAGGAAGCTTTCAGGAGAGATTGA
- a CDS encoding ureidoglycolate lyase, with protein MDTVLPVEVLTVEPLTQAAFEPFGDVVEARGIPLVINQGRCYKYCDLTSVSTDRDGHSSVHIFKTSAIRQPCKLDLFERHPLGSQTFMPLEKQRFLVVVAESTQPEEDSDKPDLSTLRCFLTNGSQGVTYRAGVWHHPLLSLDTPSDFLVLDRGGPGRNCDEVPMPEGVRYTVEAVGL; from the coding sequence ATGGATACAGTTTTACCTGTTGAGGTGCTTACGGTTGAACCTTTAACGCAAGCCGCTTTTGAACCTTTCGGGGATGTTGTTGAAGCCAGGGGGATACCTCTGGTCATTAACCAGGGACGTTGTTACAAGTATTGTGACCTGACATCGGTCAGCACTGACAGGGACGGTCACTCCTCAGTTCATATTTTTAAAACCTCTGCTATCCGTCAACCCTGCAAGCTCGATCTTTTTGAACGTCACCCGTTGGGTAGTCAGACGTTTATGCCGCTGGAAAAACAGCGTTTTCTGGTGGTCGTGGCTGAAAGTACTCAACCTGAAGAGGACAGTGATAAACCTGATCTGAGTACCCTTCGCTGTTTTTTAACCAATGGTTCCCAGGGTGTAACTTATCGGGCCGGGGTCTGGCACCACCCTCTGTTGTCGCTGGATACCCCGTCAGATTTTCTGGTGCTGGATCGTGGGGGGCCGGGTCGCAATTGCGATGAAGTTCCCATGCCGGAAGGGGTTCGCTATACCGTGGAGGCCGTGGGGTTATGA
- the puuE gene encoding allantoinase PuuE, which translates to MEFSHTSYPRNLVGYGATPPHPEWPDNSKIAVQFVINYEEGGENNILHGDPASEAFLSEIIGAPAHQGMRHISMESIYEYGSRAGFWRLHRMFTQRDIPVTVYAVAMAIARHPEAVKAMQDAGWEMACHGYRWIDYQFHDMEQEREHMLEAIRLHTQITGQRPTGWYTGRCSPNTEQLVVEEGGFLYHADSYSDDLPYWDPRFGRPQLVIPYTLDCNDMRFATAQGFNSGEQFFQYLKDAFDTLYEEGETTPKMMSVGLHCRLVGRPGRAAALARFLDYVQSKERVWLCTREQIARHWYEKHPYRPPQI; encoded by the coding sequence ATGGAATTCAGTCACACCAGCTATCCCAGAAATTTAGTCGGCTACGGAGCCACCCCCCCGCACCCGGAATGGCCAGACAACAGTAAGATTGCCGTACAGTTTGTCATCAATTACGAAGAAGGTGGAGAGAATAATATTCTTCACGGAGACCCGGCTTCAGAAGCCTTCCTGTCTGAAATCATCGGTGCGCCTGCCCATCAGGGCATGCGCCATATCAGTATGGAGTCCATTTATGAATATGGCTCAAGGGCAGGCTTCTGGCGGCTACACCGGATGTTTACGCAGCGGGATATTCCGGTCACCGTTTATGCGGTGGCAATGGCGATTGCCCGTCATCCAGAGGCGGTTAAAGCTATGCAGGACGCTGGCTGGGAAATGGCGTGTCATGGCTATCGATGGATTGATTATCAGTTTCATGATATGGAACAAGAACGTGAACACATGCTCGAAGCCATTCGGCTTCATACGCAGATAACCGGCCAGCGTCCTACCGGCTGGTATACGGGTCGATGCAGCCCGAATACCGAGCAACTGGTGGTGGAAGAAGGTGGTTTTTTATACCACGCCGACAGCTATTCGGATGACCTGCCTTACTGGGATCCCCGCTTTGGCAGACCTCAGTTGGTCATACCCTATACACTGGATTGTAATGACATGCGCTTTGCCACCGCCCAGGGATTCAACAGTGGTGAGCAGTTCTTCCAGTATCTTAAAGATGCTTTCGATACATTGTACGAAGAGGGTGAAACCACGCCCAAAATGATGTCAGTAGGGCTTCATTGTCGTCTGGTAGGACGTCCGGGGCGGGCAGCTGCTCTGGCACGCTTTCTGGACTATGTGCAGTCAAAGGAGCGGGTGTGGCTCTGTACCAGAGAGCAGATTGCCCGTCACTGGTACGAGAAACACCCTTACAGACCCCCACAGATCTGA
- the xdhC gene encoding xanthine dehydrogenase accessory protein XdhC, with the protein MWIDAVSEQQRKGEASILVTILGTAGSAPRKTGSKMLVTTEQSFDTIGGGHLEYLVIQKARELLANGSREPLLEHFPLGPKLGQCCGGSVSVLLEPLSGCDFHIALFGAGHIGKSLIDVLAPLDCQITWIDNRPELFPEKVPDNVTLCVSEQPEQEVEDLPDDVYSLVVTHNHQLDYSIVEATLKHNKSHWLGVIGSETKARRFQQRLGYRGLFTDEQIQHMSCPVGIDAVGGRKPAEIAIAIAGEILSVRNGSRSTQKRKREGIPWQNLKSLLTIAETEAEVERA; encoded by the coding sequence ATGTGGATTGATGCGGTTTCAGAACAGCAGCGCAAGGGGGAAGCCAGCATACTGGTGACCATTCTCGGGACAGCGGGTTCTGCCCCGAGAAAAACCGGCAGCAAGATGCTGGTGACTACGGAGCAGAGCTTCGACACTATTGGTGGCGGGCATCTGGAATATCTGGTCATCCAGAAAGCCCGTGAGCTGTTGGCTAATGGCAGTCGGGAACCTCTGCTGGAACACTTTCCCCTGGGGCCAAAACTGGGTCAGTGTTGTGGTGGCAGTGTCAGTGTACTGCTGGAACCTCTGTCCGGGTGCGATTTCCATATTGCGCTCTTCGGTGCAGGCCATATCGGCAAGTCCCTGATTGATGTGCTGGCACCACTGGACTGCCAGATTACCTGGATTGATAACCGGCCAGAGCTGTTTCCGGAAAAAGTACCCGACAATGTTACCCTGTGCGTCAGTGAACAGCCAGAACAGGAAGTGGAAGATCTGCCTGATGACGTTTATAGCCTGGTGGTCACCCATAACCATCAGCTGGATTACTCGATTGTTGAAGCGACCCTGAAACACAATAAAAGTCACTGGCTGGGTGTTATTGGCTCGGAGACCAAAGCCCGGCGCTTTCAGCAGCGTCTGGGTTATCGCGGACTGTTCACCGATGAGCAGATTCAGCACATGAGCTGCCCGGTGGGGATTGATGCTGTGGGTGGTCGCAAGCCAGCAGAAATAGCCATTGCCATTGCCGGGGAAATTTTGTCGGTGCGTAATGGTTCCAGAAGTACACAGAAGCGCAAGCGGGAAGGCATCCCATGGCAGAACCTGAAAAGTCTGCTGACGATTGCCGAGACTGAAGCTGAAGTTGAGAGAGCCTGA
- the alc gene encoding allantoicase, which translates to MKVDLEQTPESQAEHLAQTRINLAARALGGDVLSCSDDFFAEKDNLLLASDPVFLPEKFTAYGKWMDGWESRRRRDGKNDWVIIRLAVTGNVETIEVDTRHFKGNAPGAVQLEYIASDTDPDEMTLWQLLAERTEVNPDSRNLITLARPARASHIRLTMIPDGGIARLRVYGSILLENQNRLPGEPVDTAAIMNGGRSVACSDSFFSSMQNLLLPGRGADMHDGWETRRRRQGGHDWMIVRLAVPTQIKRIEVDTLHFKGNYPDRCSIEACQSADEHPDENAQWVTVLPEQKLHAHRNHTFLQQLENARQLYTHVRLNIFPDGGVSRLRVIGYEANQL; encoded by the coding sequence ATGAAAGTGGATCTTGAACAAACGCCTGAGAGTCAGGCAGAACACCTTGCTCAAACCCGGATTAATCTGGCAGCCCGGGCCCTGGGAGGTGATGTACTCTCTTGCAGCGATGACTTTTTCGCTGAGAAAGACAACTTGCTGCTGGCAAGCGATCCGGTTTTTCTTCCAGAAAAATTTACCGCTTACGGCAAGTGGATGGATGGTTGGGAGTCCCGCCGCCGTCGTGATGGCAAGAATGACTGGGTTATCATTCGCCTGGCAGTCACAGGGAATGTCGAAACTATAGAAGTTGATACACGACACTTTAAAGGCAATGCGCCGGGAGCCGTACAACTGGAATATATTGCCAGTGACACCGACCCTGATGAGATGACCCTGTGGCAGCTTCTGGCAGAAAGAACGGAGGTCAATCCCGACTCCAGAAACCTGATTACTCTCGCCCGGCCGGCTCGAGCCAGCCATATTCGACTCACCATGATTCCGGATGGTGGTATTGCTCGTTTAAGGGTTTATGGCAGCATCCTGCTGGAGAACCAAAACCGCCTGCCGGGAGAACCAGTAGACACCGCTGCCATTATGAATGGTGGTCGCTCTGTTGCCTGCAGTGACTCATTTTTCAGCTCCATGCAGAATCTGCTGTTGCCAGGTCGTGGTGCCGATATGCACGATGGCTGGGAAACCAGGCGTCGCCGCCAGGGCGGGCATGACTGGATGATTGTCAGGCTGGCAGTCCCCACACAGATCAAGCGGATTGAAGTGGATACCCTGCATTTCAAGGGCAACTACCCTGATCGCTGCAGTATTGAAGCCTGTCAGTCAGCCGATGAGCATCCGGATGAGAATGCACAATGGGTCACTGTGCTTCCGGAACAGAAGCTTCATGCGCACCGTAACCATACCTTTTTACAACAGTTGGAAAATGCCAGGCAGTTGTATACCCATGTCCGGCTCAATATTTTCCCTGACGGCGGGGTGTCAAGGCTGCGTGTCATTGGTTATGAGGCAAACCAGCTATGA
- the uraH gene encoding hydroxyisourate hydrolase encodes MTGISTHILDTGTGYPAAGVPVSLERQNTDGWCLVGEGITNDDGRITSLTPVEQNLEPGVYRLQFAVKRYFRQQQVKCFYPEVTVVFEVSDDRHHHIPLLLSTYGYSTYRGS; translated from the coding sequence ATGACAGGTATCAGCACCCATATTTTAGATACAGGAACAGGCTATCCGGCCGCAGGTGTTCCTGTCTCCCTTGAACGACAAAACACGGATGGATGGTGTCTGGTTGGTGAGGGAATAACAAACGACGATGGACGAATTACGAGCCTGACCCCTGTAGAACAGAACCTGGAACCGGGCGTTTACCGTCTGCAATTTGCGGTTAAAAGGTATTTTCGGCAGCAGCAGGTGAAATGTTTTTACCCGGAAGTCACGGTTGTTTTTGAAGTCAGTGATGACCGGCACCACCACATTCCCCTGTTGCTGTCGACTTATGGTTACTCGACTTATCGGGGTAGCTGA